From Corvus cornix cornix isolate S_Up_H32 chromosome 5, ASM73873v5, whole genome shotgun sequence, the proteins below share one genomic window:
- the LOC104686649 gene encoding cyclin-dependent kinase 2-interacting protein, giving the protein MAAKTPPDNTPRRPVLSVSARKIKDNAADWHNLMMKWERLNDNGFTTANKIVNMRISEQFQDNKLEIACDNNATEPEKPTPKYNEELDNCCAELLETLKHMTKIQLKMEKLTSTTKAICDLETFHHGAGNCTAPFFHTWPTPYFYEVCLKLSEMYKKELKLKQTIVQDIAHSADQDLMMVYLSSWLYQPYIENSSTLLLEAMLLETGHRQC; this is encoded by the exons ATGGCGG CAAAAACTCCTCCTGATAATACTCCAAGAAGGCCTGTTTTATCTGTCAgtgcaagaaaaattaaagataatGCAGCAGACTGGCATAATTTAATGATGAAATGGGAGAGACTGAATGATAATGGATTTACTACGGCAAACAAAATAGTCAACATGAGGATCAGTGAGCA ATTTCAAGACAACAAACTGGAGATAGCATGTGATAACAATGCCACAGAACCTGAAAAGCCAACCCCAAAATACAATGAAGAGTTGGACAATTGTTGTGCAGAATTACTAGAGACCTTAAAGCATATG acaaaaatacaactgaaaatggaaaagcttACTTCAACTACTAAAGCGATCTGTGACTTGGAAACATTCCACCATGGAGCTGGGAATTGCACAGCACCCTTCTTTCATACATGGCCCACACCATACTTCT ATGAGGTTTGTCTGAAGCTCTCTGAAATGTACAAGAAGGAACTAAAACTCAAGCAAACAATTGTGCAAGACATTGCTCATTCTGCTGACCAGGATCTGATGATGGTGTATTTATCATCATGGTTGTATCAGCCTTACATTGAGAACAGCAGCACACTGCTGCTTGAAGCCATGCTGCTGGAAACAGGACACAGGCAGTGCTAG
- the ZNF839 gene encoding zinc finger protein 839 isoform X2 gives MASPGAGGAEAPPPPPPAEDEPPGTRGAPPGAVAVAAGREEGGSGGAELLAVTEELVQSLAALEAGAGAAASGTVLYLRADGSAAEGAGLNAGERRRRLERLLESPGLPLPPRPAAAPLAPAELRRVIEQVSKAQEQLKPAAAAAAPPQPCPAGGIMQNAARQLQSVAQQVALQQDRAAAAARLLPQKHLEAICVQVQPGQMKETERPVTSLAPIQSKTLTLSQPVGRNSSIPGLGIINPHIIRIQPVSGTEQQQLFLQSSSESPVQLLMQRPLPSHGSVSVSKIPPSKMVNGQRATRATASASRSPNPTMAAASSASTQCLEKKQKDDKLKKSLKVKTRSGRISRPPKYKAKDYKFIKMEDLADGHQSDSDDYSELSIEDDEEGKMKGKDALFSSSNYNLKPKMFKCQTCEKSYIGKGGLARHYKLNPDHGQLESSPQKIPLNKPNGSIFVEEQMMSPAHLDSTTVTLNHEKALATNLEETVDSKAGEQASESEESRHLPAEKPNETSSGHRGPVTPKGPGRPRRPKRRGRPRTGGRSRCSGRLSRPGQSPSKSLSSVSAEHNVFRRKARLKELIQQCDNEDLMELALPRLTKLVTVYEFLLMKVEKGYPAKAYFPDVYREFEDLHNMVKKMAYDHLSNSDSVSCQQPVEIKDAKVAESLGITEILSGEQKMQGAGSCSPCVIKMSSGEELLPPAKRTKLEDVTENVNDAYASQDEVKENSGNLCTLFEKDGFNPLNGEILLSEDRHITCCTSGSTLQTAEEHNSVADSGVRNYAENSGTFSQTVEMRIEYPQPVSIQGADLAGATSLLHTEVVLPVEAGGSAGLVQAHFVSGNAAGGLAAPELHSSMPKQAVASQSTGLPTSEENGHNPKYQELQEENPKFAIKEHSEQLHNAGMTDDIQELEKVFSTNIVPINYPHSAQAESHENAVQGASLSTHGSQENAFKNESEYSSQELANTVTVDETVAFEISDESHDFLSQGHEQIFIQTSDGLILSHPDTAVLSQAEGIVIVTDSNGTTMHIRTPEGIPLETVEALLAMEAGGQSEDILLSQSELEP, from the exons ATGGCGTCtcccggggcggggggcgccgaggcgccgccgccccctccGCCCGCTGAGGACGAGCCCCCCGGGACGCGCGGGGCTCCCCCCGGCGCGGTAGCCgtggcggcggggcgggaggaGGGCGGCAGCGGTGGCGCGGAGCTGCTGGCGGTGACGGAGGAGCTGGTGCAGAGCTTGGCCGCCCTGGAAGCCGGTGCGGGGGCGGCGGCGAGCGGCACCGTGCTGTACCTGCGGGCGGACGGGAGCGCGGCGGAGGGCGCGGGGCTGAACGCCGGCGAGCGACGGCGGCGACTGGAGCGGCTGCTGGAGAGCCCGGGGCTGCCCCTGCCGCCCCgtcccgccgccgcgccgctGGCCCCCGCGGAGCTCCGGCGGGTCATCGAGCAAGTGAGCAaggcccaggagcagctgaagccggcggcggccgccgcggccccgccgcagcccTGCCCCGCGGGCGGCATCATGCAGAACGCCGCCCGGCAGCTGCAGAGCGTGGCCCAGCAGGTcgccctgcagcaggacagggccgccgcggccgcccgccTCCTCCCGCAGAAG CATCTGGAAGCCATTTGTGTCCAAGTTCAGCCAGGACAGATGAAGGAAACTGAAAGGCCAGTGACATCATTGGCACCAATCCAGTCGAAAACTCTAACGCTGAGTCAGCCAGTTGGTAGGAATTCTAGCATACCAGGACTTGGCATTATTAATCCCCACATAATTAGGATACAGCCTGTTTCAGGAACTGAGCAGCAACAGCTATTCCTGCAAAGTTCTTCTGAGTCTCCGGTTCAGTTGCTTATGCAGAGGCCTTTACCATCTCATGGCTCAGTGTCTGTGAGCAAGATTCCCCCGTCTAAGATGGTGAATGGACAGAGGGCTACTCGTGCCACAGCATCGGCTTCAAGGTCTCCAAATCCTACCATGGCTGCAGCCAGTTCAGCAAGTACACAATGccttgaaaaaaagcaaaaagatgaCAAGTTAAAGAAATCCTTGAAGGTGAAAACTCGTTCTGGACGGATTTCACGCCCCCCCAAATACAAAGCTAAAGATTACAAATTCATTAAAATGGAGGATTTGGCTGATGGTCATCAATCTGATTCTGATGACTACTCTGAGCTGAGTATAGAAGATGATGAAGAAGGAAAGATGAAGGGAAAGGATGCATTATTCAGTTCTTCAAATTATAATCTGAAAcccaaaatgtttaaatgtcaGACTTGTGAAAAATCTTACATAGGAAAAGGAGGATTAGCAAGACATTATAAACTTAACCCAGACCATGGACAGCTGGAGTCTTCACCTCAGAAAATACCTCTAAATAAGCCTAATGGAAGTATATTTGTGGAAGAGCAAATGATGAGTCCAGCACATTTGGATTCAACTACTGTCACTTTAAATCATGAAAAAGCACTAGCTACCAATCTGGAAGAAACTGTTGATTCAAAGGCTGGAGAACAG gCTTCAGAGTCTGAGGAAAGCAGACACTTGCCGGCAGAAAAACCAAATGAAACCAGTTCAGGACACCGGGGACCCGTAACACCAAAAGGACCTGGAAGACCCAGACGACCAAAGAGACGTGGTCGACCCAGGACGGGTGGAAGATCCAGGTGTTCTGGAAGGCTTAGCAGACCTGGTCAGTCCCCTTCAAAGTCACTTAGTAGTGTGTCAGCAGAACACAATgtattcagaagaaaagctaGGTTAAAAGAG CTAATACAACAATGTGATAATGAAGACTTAATGGAGCTGGCTCTCCCACGTCTTACAAAGCTTGTTACGGTGTATGAATTCCTGTTGATGAAG GTTGAAAAAGGATATCCAGCCAAAGCTTACTTTCCAGATGTGTACAGGGAATTTGAAGACTTGCATAACATGGTAAAGAAAATGGCTTATGATCACCTCAGTAATTCTGATTCTGTGAGTTGCCAGCAGCCTGTTGAAATAAAAGATGCTAAG GTTGCTGAATCTCTAGGAATCACAGAAATACTCAGTGGAGAACAGAAGATGCAAGGTGCAGGCTCTTGTTCACCATGTGTAATTAAAATG AGCTCAGGGGAAGAACTGTTGCCACCAGCCAAAAGGACCAAGTTAGAAGACGTAACAGAGAACGTGAACGATGCTTATGCCAGTCAAgatgaagtgaaagaaaatagtGGAAATTTGTGTACACTGTTTGAAAAAGATG gtTTTAATCCATTAAATGGAGAAATCTTGCTTTCAGAAGATAGGCATATCACTTGCTGCACAAGTGGAAGTACATTACAGACAGCAGAAGAACATAATTCAGTTGCTGATTCAGGAGTTAGAAACTATGCTGAAAATTCAGGTACCTTCTCCCAAACTGTGGAAATGAGGATAGAGTATCCCCAGCCTGTGAGCATACAGGGAGCAGATCTGGCAGGTGCCACATCTCTGCTGCACACTGAAGTCGTGCTGCCTGTTGAAGCAGGTGGCTCAGCTGGGCTGGTTCAGGCGCACTTTGTGAGCGGGAATGCGGCAGGGGGACTGGCAGCTCCTGAACTCCACAGCTCCATGCCGAAGCAGGCAGTGGCAAGTCAGAGCACTGGCTTACCAACGAGTGAAGAAAATGGTCACAATCCAAAATATCAGGAACTGCAAGAAGAAAACCCTAAATTTGCAATTAAAGAACATTCTGAGCAACTTCATAATGCTGGTATGACTGATGACATACAGGAACTTGAAAAAGTTTTTTCAACAAACATTGTGCCAATAAACTACCCCCACAGTGCTCAGGCTGAATCGCATGAGAACGCTGTCCAGGGAGCCTCCCTGTCCACTCATGGGAGccaggaaaatgcttttaaaaatgagagtGAATATTCTTCACAGGAGCTGGCGAATACAGTTACTGTAGATGAAACTGTAGCTTTTGAGATTTCTGATGAGAGCCATGATTTTTTGTCTCAGGGACACGAACAGATTTTTATCCAGACTTCAGATGGGCTTATCTTGTCTCATCCAGACACTGCTGTTTTGTCTCAGGCGGAAGGCATCGTTATTGTGACTGATTCCAATGGTACTACAATGCACATTCGCACACCCGAAGGGATACCTTTGGAAACAGTGGAAGCACTACTGGCAATGGAAGCAGGTGGCCAAAGTGAAGATATTTTGCTCTCGCAAAGTGAATTGGAGCCATAA
- the ZNF839 gene encoding zinc finger protein 839 isoform X1 → MASPGAGGAEAPPPPPPAEDEPPGTRGAPPGAVAVAAGREEGGSGGAELLAVTEELVQSLAALEAGAGAAASGTVLYLRADGSAAEGAGLNAGERRRRLERLLESPGLPLPPRPAAAPLAPAELRRVIEQVSKAQEQLKPAAAAAAPPQPCPAGGIMQNAARQLQSVAQQVALQQDRAAAAARLLPQKHLEAICVQVQPGQMKETERPVTSLAPIQSKTLTLSQPVGRNSSIPGLGIINPHIIRIQPVSGTEQQQLFLQSSSESPVQLLMQRPLPSHGSVSVSKIPPSKMVNGQRATRATASASRSPNPTMAAASSASTQCLEKKQKDDKLKKSLKVKTRSGRISRPPKYKAKDYKFIKMEDLADGHQSDSDDYSELSIEDDEEGKMKGKDALFSSSNYNLKPKMFKCQTCEKSYIGKGGLARHYKLNPDHGQLESSPQKIPLNKPNGSIFVEEQMMSPAHLDSTTVTLNHEKALATNLEETVDSKAGEQASESEESRHLPAEKPNETSSGHRGPVTPKGPGRPRRPKRRGRPRTGGRSRCSGRLSRPGQSPSKSLSSVSAEHNVFRRKARLKELIQQCDNEDLMELALPRLTKLVTVYEFLLMKVEKGYPAKAYFPDVYREFEDLHNMVKKMAYDHLSNSDSVSCQQPVEIKDAKVAESLGITEILSGEQKMQGAGSCSPCVIKMVSEQVPEDVLGQKWLAESSGEELLPPAKRTKLEDVTENVNDAYASQDEVKENSGNLCTLFEKDGFNPLNGEILLSEDRHITCCTSGSTLQTAEEHNSVADSGVRNYAENSGTFSQTVEMRIEYPQPVSIQGADLAGATSLLHTEVVLPVEAGGSAGLVQAHFVSGNAAGGLAAPELHSSMPKQAVASQSTGLPTSEENGHNPKYQELQEENPKFAIKEHSEQLHNAGMTDDIQELEKVFSTNIVPINYPHSAQAESHENAVQGASLSTHGSQENAFKNESEYSSQELANTVTVDETVAFEISDESHDFLSQGHEQIFIQTSDGLILSHPDTAVLSQAEGIVIVTDSNGTTMHIRTPEGIPLETVEALLAMEAGGQSEDILLSQSELEP, encoded by the exons ATGGCGTCtcccggggcggggggcgccgaggcgccgccgccccctccGCCCGCTGAGGACGAGCCCCCCGGGACGCGCGGGGCTCCCCCCGGCGCGGTAGCCgtggcggcggggcgggaggaGGGCGGCAGCGGTGGCGCGGAGCTGCTGGCGGTGACGGAGGAGCTGGTGCAGAGCTTGGCCGCCCTGGAAGCCGGTGCGGGGGCGGCGGCGAGCGGCACCGTGCTGTACCTGCGGGCGGACGGGAGCGCGGCGGAGGGCGCGGGGCTGAACGCCGGCGAGCGACGGCGGCGACTGGAGCGGCTGCTGGAGAGCCCGGGGCTGCCCCTGCCGCCCCgtcccgccgccgcgccgctGGCCCCCGCGGAGCTCCGGCGGGTCATCGAGCAAGTGAGCAaggcccaggagcagctgaagccggcggcggccgccgcggccccgccgcagcccTGCCCCGCGGGCGGCATCATGCAGAACGCCGCCCGGCAGCTGCAGAGCGTGGCCCAGCAGGTcgccctgcagcaggacagggccgccgcggccgcccgccTCCTCCCGCAGAAG CATCTGGAAGCCATTTGTGTCCAAGTTCAGCCAGGACAGATGAAGGAAACTGAAAGGCCAGTGACATCATTGGCACCAATCCAGTCGAAAACTCTAACGCTGAGTCAGCCAGTTGGTAGGAATTCTAGCATACCAGGACTTGGCATTATTAATCCCCACATAATTAGGATACAGCCTGTTTCAGGAACTGAGCAGCAACAGCTATTCCTGCAAAGTTCTTCTGAGTCTCCGGTTCAGTTGCTTATGCAGAGGCCTTTACCATCTCATGGCTCAGTGTCTGTGAGCAAGATTCCCCCGTCTAAGATGGTGAATGGACAGAGGGCTACTCGTGCCACAGCATCGGCTTCAAGGTCTCCAAATCCTACCATGGCTGCAGCCAGTTCAGCAAGTACACAATGccttgaaaaaaagcaaaaagatgaCAAGTTAAAGAAATCCTTGAAGGTGAAAACTCGTTCTGGACGGATTTCACGCCCCCCCAAATACAAAGCTAAAGATTACAAATTCATTAAAATGGAGGATTTGGCTGATGGTCATCAATCTGATTCTGATGACTACTCTGAGCTGAGTATAGAAGATGATGAAGAAGGAAAGATGAAGGGAAAGGATGCATTATTCAGTTCTTCAAATTATAATCTGAAAcccaaaatgtttaaatgtcaGACTTGTGAAAAATCTTACATAGGAAAAGGAGGATTAGCAAGACATTATAAACTTAACCCAGACCATGGACAGCTGGAGTCTTCACCTCAGAAAATACCTCTAAATAAGCCTAATGGAAGTATATTTGTGGAAGAGCAAATGATGAGTCCAGCACATTTGGATTCAACTACTGTCACTTTAAATCATGAAAAAGCACTAGCTACCAATCTGGAAGAAACTGTTGATTCAAAGGCTGGAGAACAG gCTTCAGAGTCTGAGGAAAGCAGACACTTGCCGGCAGAAAAACCAAATGAAACCAGTTCAGGACACCGGGGACCCGTAACACCAAAAGGACCTGGAAGACCCAGACGACCAAAGAGACGTGGTCGACCCAGGACGGGTGGAAGATCCAGGTGTTCTGGAAGGCTTAGCAGACCTGGTCAGTCCCCTTCAAAGTCACTTAGTAGTGTGTCAGCAGAACACAATgtattcagaagaaaagctaGGTTAAAAGAG CTAATACAACAATGTGATAATGAAGACTTAATGGAGCTGGCTCTCCCACGTCTTACAAAGCTTGTTACGGTGTATGAATTCCTGTTGATGAAG GTTGAAAAAGGATATCCAGCCAAAGCTTACTTTCCAGATGTGTACAGGGAATTTGAAGACTTGCATAACATGGTAAAGAAAATGGCTTATGATCACCTCAGTAATTCTGATTCTGTGAGTTGCCAGCAGCCTGTTGAAATAAAAGATGCTAAG GTTGCTGAATCTCTAGGAATCACAGAAATACTCAGTGGAGAACAGAAGATGCAAGGTGCAGGCTCTTGTTCACCATGTGTAATTAAAATGGTTAGTGAGCAAGTGCCTGAGGATGTACTGGGACAAAAATGGTTAGCTGAG AGCTCAGGGGAAGAACTGTTGCCACCAGCCAAAAGGACCAAGTTAGAAGACGTAACAGAGAACGTGAACGATGCTTATGCCAGTCAAgatgaagtgaaagaaaatagtGGAAATTTGTGTACACTGTTTGAAAAAGATG gtTTTAATCCATTAAATGGAGAAATCTTGCTTTCAGAAGATAGGCATATCACTTGCTGCACAAGTGGAAGTACATTACAGACAGCAGAAGAACATAATTCAGTTGCTGATTCAGGAGTTAGAAACTATGCTGAAAATTCAGGTACCTTCTCCCAAACTGTGGAAATGAGGATAGAGTATCCCCAGCCTGTGAGCATACAGGGAGCAGATCTGGCAGGTGCCACATCTCTGCTGCACACTGAAGTCGTGCTGCCTGTTGAAGCAGGTGGCTCAGCTGGGCTGGTTCAGGCGCACTTTGTGAGCGGGAATGCGGCAGGGGGACTGGCAGCTCCTGAACTCCACAGCTCCATGCCGAAGCAGGCAGTGGCAAGTCAGAGCACTGGCTTACCAACGAGTGAAGAAAATGGTCACAATCCAAAATATCAGGAACTGCAAGAAGAAAACCCTAAATTTGCAATTAAAGAACATTCTGAGCAACTTCATAATGCTGGTATGACTGATGACATACAGGAACTTGAAAAAGTTTTTTCAACAAACATTGTGCCAATAAACTACCCCCACAGTGCTCAGGCTGAATCGCATGAGAACGCTGTCCAGGGAGCCTCCCTGTCCACTCATGGGAGccaggaaaatgcttttaaaaatgagagtGAATATTCTTCACAGGAGCTGGCGAATACAGTTACTGTAGATGAAACTGTAGCTTTTGAGATTTCTGATGAGAGCCATGATTTTTTGTCTCAGGGACACGAACAGATTTTTATCCAGACTTCAGATGGGCTTATCTTGTCTCATCCAGACACTGCTGTTTTGTCTCAGGCGGAAGGCATCGTTATTGTGACTGATTCCAATGGTACTACAATGCACATTCGCACACCCGAAGGGATACCTTTGGAAACAGTGGAAGCACTACTGGCAATGGAAGCAGGTGGCCAAAGTGAAGATATTTTGCTCTCGCAAAGTGAATTGGAGCCATAA